From a single Clupea harengus chromosome 24, Ch_v2.0.2, whole genome shotgun sequence genomic region:
- the LOC116219209 gene encoding EMI domain-containing protein 1-like, which yields MLQDELEDRSRIVQGPPGLPGPPGPPGSDPNITELMNRMRAHGGLTGPPGRPGQKGEMGHPGPTGGQGFPGATGPQGPHGEKGKYCHT from the exons ATGCTGCAGGACGAGTTGGAAGATCGTTCGCGGATCGTGCAGGGACCGCCCGGACTCCCAGGTCCCCCAGGCCCACCTGGTTCCGACCCGAACATCACAGAGCTCATGAACCGCATGAGGG CTCACGGAGGTCTCACTGGACCTCCTGGTAGACCAGGGCAGAAGGGCGAGATGGGACACCCAGGCCCGACAG GGGGACAAGGCTTCCCAGGAGCTACAGGACCTCAAGGGCCTCATGGGGAGAAAGGTAAGTACTGTCACACATGA